A genomic window from Fusarium verticillioides 7600 chromosome 5, whole genome shotgun sequence includes:
- a CDS encoding mannosyltransferase, giving the protein MDLIRRATKVAPSKPPLQLPLDEKRDSKHNKSVDSRMAFFRRPLRLKGNSTISVPLGVVVFFPMLVLILIFILFVSHPSSPGRFLIPGGAPPKMRKISEKYDKVFVEGCAQPDTSQPRANAAFVILARNKEIDGVLQSIKSVERHFNRWYHYPYVFLNDGDFDDNFKEAVRNHTSGDVEFGKVGPDMWGFPDWIDPKVASEGIAKQGDAAVMYGGLESYHKMCRFYSGFFFNHPLLLKYEWYWRVEPEISYFCDITYDPFQKMIENNKTYGFTIAVKELRETVPNIFRYASAYKRLNNITSKGLWEMFVEPPEDDDEDTSKDSDTSPNPEKSFWDTLTGKKENIVDPESMEGETYNMCHFWSNFEIAKLSWFRSKEYQDFFEMMDRSGGFWMERWGDAPIHSLAAGALLGPQDIHYFRDFGYRHTTIQHCPANAPGKQLAREPYLEKTTFPEYKRFEEDDYWEHWDDVQEGGIGCRCRCDTDVVDVEGKEGSCLAEWVDVAGGWEHPY; this is encoded by the exons atggACTTGATCAGGAGGGCGACCAAGGTGGCTCCCAGCAAACCTCCTCTACAACTTCccctcgacgagaagaggGATTCCAAACATAACAAGTCGGTCGATTCTCGCATGGCCTTCTTCCGAAGGCCCCTGCGATTAAAGGGGAACTCTACAATTTCCGTACCTCTGGGCGTGGTTGTCTTTTTTCCAATGCTTGTTTTAATCCTTATTTTTATTCTCTTCGTTAGCCATCCCAGTTCCCCCGGCAGGTTTCTGATACCAGGGGGTGCTCCCCCCAAGATGCG GAAAATCAGCGAAAAGTACGATAAGGTGTTCGTCGAGGGCTGCGCCCAGCCTGACACCAGCCAACCTCGAGCCAATGCCGCATTTGTGATATTAGCGCGAAACAAGGAGATCGATGGTGTTTTGCAATCCATAAAATCAGTTGAGAGACATTTCAATCGCTGGTATCATTACCCCTATGTGTTCCTCAACGACGGCGACTTCGACGACAACTTCAAGGAGGCTGTTAGAAACCATACCTCCGGAGATGTTGAGTTCGGAAAGGTTGGACCAGATATGTGGGGGTTCCCCGATTGGATTGACCCCAAGGTAGCTTCGGAGGGTATCGCCAAGCAGGGCGACGCTGCCGTCATGTATGGAGGTCTGGAGAGCTACCACAAGATGTGCAGATTCTACTCTGG TTTCTTTTTCAACCACCCCTTATTACTCAAGTACGAGTGGTATTGGCGAGTCGAACCCGAGATCAGCTACTTCTGCGACATCACATA CGATCCCTTCCAGAAGATGATCGAAAACAACAAAACGTACGGCTTCACAATCGCCGTTAAGGAGCTTCGAGAGACCGTTCCCAACATCTTTCGATACGCCTCCGCCTACAAGCgactcaacaacatcacatcGAAGGGCTTGTGGGAAATGTTCGTCGAGCCACcggaggacgatgatgaggacacTTCTAAGGACAGCGATACCTCACCAAATCCCGAGAAGAGTTTCTGGGATACCCTCACAGGTAAAAAGGAGAACATTGTCGACCCTGAGTCAATGGAGGGGGAGACCTACAACATGTGCCACTTTTGGTCCAATTTCGAAATTGCGAAGCTCAGCTGGTTCCGCAGCAAGGAGTACCAGGACTTCTTTGAAATGATGGACAGAAGCGGTGGCTTTTGGATGGAACGA TGGGGCGATGCTCCTATTCACTCCCTTGCCGCTGGCGCTCTCCTCGGACCCCAGGATATCCATTACTTCCGAGACTTTGGTTACCGACATACAACGATCCAGCATTGCCCTGCCAATGCGCCGGGCAAACAGCTTGCACGTGAGCCCTACCTAGAAAAGACAACATTCCCCGAGTATAAGAGATTTGAGGAAGACGACTACTGGGAGCATTGGGACGACGTGCAAGAAGGCGGCATTGGCTGTCGCTGCAGGTGTGATACAgacgttgtcgatgttgagggcAAAGAAGGATCATGTCTTGCAGAATGGGTCGACGTTGCTGGCGGTTGGGAACATCCATACTAA